The following nucleotide sequence is from Nitrosopumilus adriaticus.
TGGATGTTTGATTAGATATTGGGGATGAAACATTAAACAAATCACTGATTAATGATGCTTGATCATTTACCAATTTTTGCGCCATTGAAATTTTTTCATCGTTATTAGGTTCTGAAAAAGTTGATGATGATACAGTAAATGTTGTTGATTTGGCATAGTCACCATAAAACAATTTAATTTCATATTCACCAGAAATGCCACAAATCCTTCCTTTCAGTGGAATTACATCAGTGATGAAAACCCCATTTGATAAAGGCATGAGTTGCTGGATTTGACATAAATCTCCTTGAGGATTAAAAATTTGCATAATTAAAAATGAGTCGTCAGTAATACTTGCAATAGTACCATAAATGAAAAGAGGTTCACCACTCTCATAACTTCCAAAATCATCAAGAATTGTAATCCTATCAGGGCTCTGAGCAGTCGCATATACAGGCATCAGCAATATTACCATTAGGCTCAGAACTACTGGAAATTTCCCCATAAAGTTACAAACCGAGATTAATCATACTTAAAACTTGAGTAGCTATGATATGCGAATCCCTACTCCACACAATCAAGCCATGGCAACTACAGTAAAGTAGTTGCCAGACTTGATTTTTGGCACAGTGTTGGCATGGTTGGTATTTTTCGATATACAAATTGAATGGAATTGCTCGATTGTGCACTTTGTACAATTTTTACAAATCATGCTATTTGGCTTCAAGCAATAGGAGCATTTGGTATGCTCATATAATTTTCCACCACAGTTTCGGCATGATTCATCAGGCAATTCTTTTCAAACAAAATTAATTTAAATAAAATATAAGAAGCACGTAGAAGTCGTTCATATCAATCATCAGTGAAACGAAAACTAAAATGAAATAACAAGTCATGAGAGTTATGGATGGAGTTAGAAAAACCTTTGATGAATGGGCTCAAAATGGAAGAGCGGAATTGATGGAGGTAGAGCACGGAAAGAATGTTTCAAAATTTTTACAAACCATATCATTTGAGAAACCATTTACGTTTCTAGATGTTGGTTGTGGAAATGGATGGGTAGTAAAGAAAATTTCAAAGGAGAAAAATTGCAGAAAGGCAGTAGGCATTGACAAAAGTAAAAAGATGGTCATACAGGCAAAACAAAAAAAAGAGAGTAAGAAAGAAGAATTCATCCATACCAATATAGAATCAATGAAGTACAAAGGGAAGTTTGATTTTATTTTCTCAATGGAATCAATTTATTATGCAGATTCAATTGATGTTGCCTTAAAAAAAATATTTAAAATGTTAAAACCCGGGGGAAGTTTTTTCTGTGGGACTGATTTTTACTCAGACAACAAGGCTACAGCAAAATGGGCAAAGATTATGAAAATACAAATGCATTTGCATTCAAAAAAAGAATGGAAAGAGTTTTTCAAGAATGCGGGGTTTATTACAAAAACAAAGCAAATCAAAGATTTGAAAAGTAAGAAAAAATGGAAACGTGAATTTGGAACATTGTTCATTATAGGCACAAAGCCTCAAAGGTAATATTCAAATTCAATCAAGATACCAAACTATCATGTGAGCTGGAGCACGACACGCTGCTACGGCAGAGGAAACTCCTCCCTCCATACAGGAAATGTGATCCGGAGATGGATAATCAGAGATGATTGGCAACGGAGCAGAAAAAAATCCAATATGGCGTACTATGATGGCAAAACCTGAGGTTTCCATAGAAGGAATGAAAAAAGCCGCCCCACATGGAGCAAGGCCAAACAGAACTTAAAGTTCCTGTACTAGGTTCAGGTAGGCTGCAAAGCGAAATATCGTGAAAACAGAAGGAGGGTTACTCCCAGCACACATTTTTTTAATTTTTAAAATTTTAACTCATTGATTGAGCATTTTCTTTACAAATCTCTGCTGCACATCCGCATGATGCATCACATAGACATGAGCCCTGCATTTCACAATCACATTCAGAGCCCATTTCAGCAGATGCAGCACATCCACATGCTGCCTCCTCACGGTTAGCCATTGTTGGAGGAGGGGTAGTTGTTTCTTGAGGTGCTGTATTTTCATAAACACTTCTTGTTTGTTGATAATCAGTTTCATCTTTTAGTTGGGCCTCACCTCTATTGGTTTGGTAACCACCAGATGATGCACTAGTTTGGTAACCTACTAATCTACTAGGATCAATTCCTTGTTGACCAACTTTTTCGTTTTTAAGAGATCTGCTACTTACAAAGAAAAATGCAATTCCTGCAACGGCTGCCAATCCAGCCATTCCGTATACAATGTAAATTGGAAAGTCACCAGTGGATGTTGTTCCATAACCTTCAGGAGTAGTTGGCGTAACACCAGCAATTTCAAGACCATCAAGAACATCTATTGAACCAAATCCAATCAAAGATAATGTAGCTGTATCTGATGATTGTACACTTCTAACAACATATCTTTCATCAGCATCAATTTCTGCAGTAAATACTCTTTCTACTTGTCTGCCTTCTCTAATACTACTTTCACCCATAGTCCAACTAGATACGACAAATCCAGAAATTGACTCATCCAATCCAAATGTTCCAGCATCTACATTGATACCAGTTGGATCAAACAAAAAGTGCCAATTTGTAAGGGGTTGTTGTAAAATAAAATCAGCATTAATTATAGGTCTATGAAGAACTTGTTCTGCTTCTGTTCCAGCAAATACAGCATAAACTTCAGGCTCTTGGTCTCTTAGCATGTTAATTGGAATGTTAATCTCGACACCATCAATGTTAATTTCATCATTTACAGTCATTCCTCTCCAGCCCAAATCAACTAAACTTCTTTGGGAATCTTTTGTAATCACATAACCAGAAAGGGTTCCTTCAAGGAGGACTTTGTAATCTATTGAGGTATTGATGTTTCTTCCTTTAAGAAAGAATTCATAAGCCACATTCAAATCGGTAATTTTTGCATGACTTCCATCATCAGATAATTTTTGATTTAGTTTATTCATTAAATCTTGAACGCCAGGATTTGAAGAATCTGCAACTCCGGCAACAGTCCATTCATTTCCACGTAGTACATCAAAGAGTTGCCCGCCATTAGGATATTCAATAAAGACAGTTTTTAGATAATTTATAGCGAATGGAGATTCGTCAGCATTTGGATTAATTCGTGCATCCAATTGTGCAGCCCATGCAGGACTAGTAGTACCAAATACAACAAGCCCAACAAGCAAAACTGTTAAAATTACAG
It contains:
- a CDS encoding class I SAM-dependent methyltransferase; translated protein: MDGVRKTFDEWAQNGRAELMEVEHGKNVSKFLQTISFEKPFTFLDVGCGNGWVVKKISKEKNCRKAVGIDKSKKMVIQAKQKKESKKEEFIHTNIESMKYKGKFDFIFSMESIYYADSIDVALKKIFKMLKPGGSFFCGTDFYSDNKATAKWAKIMKIQMHLHSKKEWKEFFKNAGFITKTKQIKDLKSKKKWKREFGTLFIIGTKPQR